The Burkholderia pyrrocinia genome includes a region encoding these proteins:
- a CDS encoding DHA2 family efflux MFS transporter permease subunit produces the protein MSTASPLHDAPVAPSAFDVPAPMPAAQPVRGIRLALLTFALSLATFIEVLDSTVTNVAVPAISGSLGVSNSQGTWVISSYSVAAAIAVPLTGWLARRVGELRLFVGAVLLFTLTSLLCGLARDLHVLVICRALQGLCSGPMVPLSQTILLRTFPPDKRTIALALWAMTVLLAPIFGPVVGGWIVDNFSWPWIFLINLPIGLFAFAVCTAMLRPDAQRGAAGPIDVPGIVLLVIGVGSLQAMLDLGHDRGWFDSPLIVTLAVVAGLAIVSLLIWEAGEAHPVVDLGLFRDRTFSFCVLIISLGMMSFSVVGVVFPLWMQAVMGYNAFHAGLATASLGVLALVFSILVGLHAHRFDARVLATFGFLVFAAVLAWDAHFTLKMTFAQIAAPGLIQGIGLPCFFIPLTAATLSRIPDDRLAAASSLSNFLRTLSAAFGTAMSVTLWDNRATYHYDVVSQSVTHASANTQRFVHALNGMGVDGVRELTTLHQVVMQQAYMMATNDMFWMASMTCLVLAAMMWLTRPKRGAAASFGH, from the coding sequence ATGAGCACGGCGTCGCCGCTTCACGATGCGCCCGTCGCGCCGTCCGCGTTCGACGTGCCGGCCCCCATGCCGGCCGCGCAGCCGGTGCGTGGCATCCGGCTCGCGCTGCTGACGTTCGCGCTGTCGCTCGCGACCTTCATCGAGGTGCTCGACTCGACCGTGACGAACGTCGCGGTGCCGGCGATCTCCGGCAGTCTCGGCGTGTCGAACAGCCAGGGCACGTGGGTGATCAGCTCGTATTCGGTCGCGGCCGCGATCGCGGTGCCGCTGACGGGCTGGCTCGCGCGCCGCGTCGGCGAGTTGCGGCTGTTCGTCGGCGCGGTGCTGCTGTTCACGCTGACGTCGCTGCTGTGCGGGCTCGCGCGCGACCTGCATGTGCTGGTGATCTGCCGCGCGCTGCAGGGGCTGTGCTCGGGGCCGATGGTGCCGCTGTCGCAGACGATCCTGCTGCGCACGTTCCCGCCCGACAAGCGCACGATCGCGCTCGCGCTGTGGGCGATGACGGTGCTGCTCGCGCCGATCTTCGGGCCGGTGGTCGGCGGCTGGATCGTCGACAACTTCTCGTGGCCGTGGATCTTCCTGATCAACCTGCCGATCGGGCTGTTCGCGTTCGCGGTCTGCACCGCGATGCTGCGCCCCGACGCGCAGCGCGGCGCGGCCGGCCCGATCGACGTGCCGGGCATCGTGCTGCTCGTGATCGGCGTCGGCTCGCTGCAGGCGATGCTCGATCTCGGCCACGACCGCGGCTGGTTCGATTCGCCGCTGATCGTCACGCTCGCGGTGGTCGCGGGGCTCGCGATCGTGTCGCTGCTGATCTGGGAAGCGGGCGAGGCGCACCCGGTCGTCGATCTCGGCCTGTTTCGCGACCGCACGTTCTCGTTTTGCGTGCTGATCATCTCGCTCGGGATGATGAGCTTCTCGGTGGTCGGCGTCGTGTTCCCGCTGTGGATGCAGGCCGTGATGGGCTACAACGCGTTTCACGCGGGGCTCGCGACGGCGTCGCTCGGCGTGCTCGCGCTCGTGTTTTCGATCCTCGTCGGCCTGCACGCGCACCGCTTCGACGCGCGCGTGCTCGCGACCTTCGGCTTCCTCGTGTTCGCGGCCGTGCTGGCGTGGGACGCGCATTTCACGCTGAAGATGACGTTCGCGCAGATCGCCGCGCCGGGGCTGATCCAGGGGATCGGGCTGCCGTGCTTCTTCATTCCGCTGACCGCCGCGACGCTGTCGCGCATTCCGGACGACCGGCTCGCGGCCGCGTCGAGCCTGTCGAACTTCCTGCGCACGCTGTCGGCCGCGTTCGGCACCGCGATGAGCGTGACGCTGTGGGACAACCGCGCGACCTATCACTACGACGTCGTATCGCAATCCGTCACGCATGCGTCGGCGAACACGCAGCGCTTCGTGCACGCGCTGAACGGGATGGGCGTGGACGGCGTGCGCGAGCTGACGACGCTGCACCAGGTTGTGATGCAACAGGCGTACATGATGGCGACGAACGACATGTTCTGGATGGCGAGCATGACGTGTCTCGTGCTCGCGGCCATGATGTGGCTGACGCGGCCGAAGCGCGGCGCGGCGGCGTCCTTCGGGCATTGA
- a CDS encoding glycosyltransferase family 2 protein, giving the protein MTTLGALVILYHPSDAQLDALGAWRHACDALIVVDNTPQPDARARDLCAREGIALLHHGNRGGIAGAYNAGLAALFRDRIDAVALFDQDSSVPAAYFPAMRDVCAGLAGRAFLAGPRIFDENARSFLPELATNGIGLRRLRLEPGAPMQRCAFLISSGCIVSRDAFDVLGRFDEALFIDHVDTEYSFRALSRNVPLYVVPSLVLPHRIGAKQRHAVGPFEMTSMNHSWQRRYYSARNAVQLGMQYGLRFPVAIVPNLLTVWQVVQIALVERDKRAKLAGILFGVADGLFGRLGPLERTRPRLAARAQQG; this is encoded by the coding sequence ATGACGACACTCGGGGCACTCGTGATCCTGTATCACCCGAGCGACGCGCAGCTCGACGCGCTCGGTGCGTGGCGGCACGCGTGCGACGCGTTGATCGTCGTCGACAACACGCCGCAGCCCGATGCGCGGGCGCGCGACCTGTGCGCGCGCGAAGGCATCGCACTGCTGCATCACGGCAATCGCGGCGGGATCGCCGGGGCGTATAACGCGGGGCTCGCGGCGCTGTTTCGCGACCGCATCGATGCGGTCGCGCTGTTCGACCAGGATTCGTCGGTGCCGGCCGCGTATTTCCCGGCGATGCGCGATGTCTGCGCGGGGCTCGCGGGGCGCGCGTTCCTGGCCGGACCGCGCATCTTCGACGAGAACGCGCGCAGCTTCCTGCCCGAACTCGCGACCAACGGGATCGGGCTGCGCCGCCTGCGCCTCGAGCCGGGCGCGCCGATGCAGCGCTGCGCATTCCTGATCTCGTCGGGCTGCATCGTGTCGCGCGACGCGTTCGACGTGCTCGGCCGGTTCGACGAGGCGCTGTTCATCGATCACGTCGACACCGAATACAGTTTTCGCGCGCTGTCGCGCAACGTGCCGCTCTATGTCGTGCCGTCGCTGGTGCTGCCGCACCGGATCGGCGCGAAGCAGCGCCACGCGGTCGGCCCTTTTGAAATGACGTCGATGAATCATTCGTGGCAACGGCGCTACTACAGCGCGCGCAACGCGGTGCAGCTCGGGATGCAGTACGGGCTGCGCTTTCCGGTGGCGATCGTGCCGAACCTGCTGACCGTGTGGCAGGTCGTGCAGATCGCGCTGGTCGAACGCGACAAGCGCGCGAAGCTCGCCGGCATCCTGTTCGGCGTCGCGGACGGCCTGTTCGGCCGGCTCGGTCCGCTCGAACGCACGCGGCCGCGCCTGGCCGCGCGCGCGCAGCAAGGATGA
- a CDS encoding efflux transporter outer membrane subunit codes for MRRMTTAADAARGVKGGATIAAAAMLLALSGCVPSGFLPSLSLRAPADDALARTAGPGANGAWPAPDWVKQLQDPQLDELVAEAAQNNPDLQVAQARLRIAQAQLQQFDSLTGLTGTAGATVSRARMPKPGDIADVTAGGYRVPVEIFGDPVVSPSSVFVGLNYQLDLWGKNRAATKSLMSLRDAAGVEAEQVRLTLAVAVVTVYCQFDQAYATRDLLQQKLKISQRVTAVLRERTARGLDNAYDASDASIKRSRLLEQIALNDEQIKLAQLQLGVLSGRGPERGLALQRPRVGAFAGGALPARLPADLLGRRPDIVAARLRVEAAFANADSTRAQFYPDVNLVALGGVFALTPASLFSRDSLAGSVGPAISLPIFDRGRLKAKLGADVAQADVAIGLYNKTVDDALGQVAQIVTSLQTAQTLVTQQQDAVAAAQKIVQIAADRHRRGVLMQKDVDVADLTLIDERAQMIALFGRQRTLRVGLIGALGGGFDAGAAVASAPAVHQARSGAARRGAATAAAASRAAAGPAADARQGRGVVPPAAGTSSVGPARRDEAMRTSTVSTTNPGATPRGTPVLARTASASQAPAPAPSVMPALPVFQHDRLIVTQSD; via the coding sequence ATGCGGCGTATGACGACAGCGGCCGATGCGGCGCGGGGTGTGAAGGGCGGTGCGACGATCGCGGCGGCGGCCATGCTGCTGGCGTTGAGCGGATGCGTGCCGTCGGGTTTCCTGCCTTCGCTGTCGCTGCGCGCGCCGGCCGACGATGCGCTCGCGCGCACGGCCGGCCCCGGCGCGAACGGCGCGTGGCCGGCGCCCGACTGGGTGAAGCAGCTGCAGGATCCGCAGCTCGACGAACTGGTTGCCGAGGCAGCGCAGAACAACCCCGATCTGCAGGTCGCGCAGGCGCGGCTGCGGATCGCGCAGGCGCAACTCCAGCAGTTCGATTCGCTGACGGGGCTGACCGGCACGGCCGGCGCGACGGTCAGCCGTGCGCGGATGCCGAAGCCCGGCGACATCGCCGACGTGACGGCCGGTGGTTATCGCGTGCCGGTCGAGATCTTCGGCGATCCGGTCGTGTCGCCGTCGTCGGTGTTCGTCGGGCTGAATTACCAGCTCGACCTGTGGGGGAAGAACCGCGCCGCGACGAAGAGCCTGATGTCGCTGCGCGACGCGGCCGGTGTCGAGGCCGAGCAGGTGCGGCTCACGCTGGCCGTCGCCGTCGTCACCGTGTATTGTCAGTTCGACCAGGCGTATGCGACGCGCGACCTGCTGCAGCAGAAGCTGAAGATCAGCCAGCGCGTGACGGCCGTGCTGCGCGAGCGCACCGCGCGCGGCCTCGACAACGCGTACGACGCGAGCGACGCGTCGATCAAGCGCAGCCGCCTGCTCGAACAGATCGCGCTGAACGACGAGCAGATCAAGCTCGCGCAACTGCAGCTCGGCGTGCTGTCGGGCCGCGGCCCCGAGCGGGGGCTCGCGCTGCAGCGGCCGCGCGTCGGCGCGTTCGCCGGCGGCGCGCTGCCGGCGCGGCTGCCGGCCGACCTGCTCGGCCGCCGGCCCGACATCGTCGCCGCGCGGCTGCGCGTCGAAGCCGCGTTTGCGAATGCCGATTCGACGCGCGCGCAGTTCTATCCGGACGTGAACCTCGTCGCGCTCGGCGGCGTGTTCGCGCTCACACCGGCGTCGCTGTTTTCGCGCGACTCGCTTGCCGGATCGGTCGGCCCCGCGATCTCGCTGCCGATCTTCGACCGTGGCCGGCTGAAGGCGAAGCTCGGCGCGGATGTCGCGCAGGCCGACGTTGCGATCGGGCTGTACAACAAGACCGTCGACGACGCGCTCGGGCAGGTCGCGCAGATCGTCACGTCGCTGCAGACCGCGCAGACGCTCGTCACGCAGCAGCAGGACGCGGTGGCGGCCGCGCAGAAGATCGTGCAGATCGCGGCCGACCGCCACCGGCGCGGCGTGCTGATGCAGAAGGATGTCGATGTCGCGGATCTCACGCTGATCGACGAGCGCGCGCAGATGATCGCGTTGTTCGGCCGGCAGCGGACGTTGCGCGTCGGGTTGATCGGCGCGCTGGGCGGCGGGTTCGATGCGGGCGCGGCGGTGGCGTCGGCGCCGGCCGTGCATCAGGCGCGCAGCGGGGCGGCGAGGCGCGGTGCGGCGACCGCTGCGGCCGCGAGTCGGGCCGCGGCGGGACCGGCGGCCGATGCGCGTCAGGGGCGCGGCGTCGTGCCGCCGGCCGCCGGCACGTCGAGTGTCGGGCCCGCGCGGCGCGACGAGGCGATGCGTACGTCGACTGTTAGTACGACGAATCCCGGCGCGACGCCTCGCGGCACCCCTGTTCTCGCGCGCACTGCATCGGCGAGCCAAGCGCCGGCGCCGGCCCCGTCGGTCATGCCGGCGCTACCCGTCTTCCAGCACGATCGTCTGATCGTTACGCAAAGCGACTGA
- a CDS encoding efflux RND transporter periplasmic adaptor subunit, whose protein sequence is MHHDNLHTAAQPAALNDPALDARRATRRKRFTVFFAVVLLAALAWIAFWLLSDRYYEDTDDAYVAGSIVQVAAQIPGAVTDVVVADTQAVRAGQTLVRLDDTEASVAFAQAKAQLAQAVRQVANAKISNTMYVEAVNARRADLSLAQRAFVARSGASVEIVAPEELARARAAVAGAQANLAAAQAQLDAARALGSKLPVDESPAVVQAAAQFKLAYRNLKRTTIVAPVDGTIGQRSVQVGQQVGPGVPLMSIVQLNRLWIDANFKEGQIRHMRVGQPVEIVSDLYGSRIAYRGRVQGFSAGTGSAFSMLPSQNAAGNWIKVVQRVPVVIAIDPRDLAAHPLRVGLSMRATVDTRDRNGHALDSEPPTPAVSTRVHDGVASDAEAAAAAIVRENQGG, encoded by the coding sequence ATGCACCACGACAACCTTCATACCGCCGCGCAGCCGGCCGCACTGAACGATCCGGCACTCGACGCGCGTCGCGCGACGCGCCGCAAGCGCTTCACCGTGTTCTTCGCGGTCGTGCTGCTGGCCGCGCTCGCGTGGATCGCGTTCTGGCTGTTGAGCGACCGTTATTACGAAGACACCGACGATGCGTATGTCGCGGGCAGCATCGTGCAGGTCGCCGCGCAGATCCCGGGCGCCGTGACCGACGTGGTCGTCGCCGATACGCAGGCCGTGCGCGCCGGGCAGACGCTCGTGCGGCTCGACGACACCGAGGCGTCCGTCGCGTTCGCGCAGGCGAAGGCGCAGCTCGCGCAGGCCGTGCGGCAGGTCGCGAACGCGAAGATCTCGAACACGATGTACGTCGAAGCCGTGAATGCGCGGCGCGCCGACCTGTCGCTCGCGCAGCGTGCGTTCGTGGCGCGCTCGGGCGCATCGGTCGAGATCGTCGCGCCCGAGGAGCTGGCGCGTGCGCGTGCGGCGGTGGCCGGCGCGCAGGCGAATCTCGCGGCCGCGCAGGCGCAGCTCGACGCGGCGCGTGCGCTCGGCAGCAAGCTGCCGGTCGACGAGAGCCCGGCCGTCGTGCAGGCGGCCGCGCAGTTCAAGCTCGCGTACCGGAACCTGAAGCGCACGACGATCGTCGCGCCCGTCGACGGCACGATCGGGCAACGCTCGGTGCAGGTCGGCCAGCAGGTCGGGCCCGGCGTGCCGCTGATGTCGATCGTGCAGTTGAACCGGCTGTGGATCGACGCGAATTTCAAGGAAGGGCAGATCCGCCACATGCGTGTCGGGCAGCCGGTCGAGATCGTGTCGGATCTCTACGGCTCGCGCATCGCCTATCGCGGCCGCGTGCAGGGCTTCTCGGCGGGCACGGGCAGTGCGTTCTCGATGCTGCCGTCGCAGAATGCGGCCGGCAACTGGATCAAGGTCGTGCAGCGCGTGCCGGTCGTGATCGCGATCGATCCGCGCGACCTGGCCGCGCATCCGCTGCGTGTCGGGCTGTCGATGCGCGCGACGGTCGACACGCGCGACCGCAACGGCCATGCGCTGGACAGCGAGCCGCCGACGCCGGCCGTCAGCACGCGCGTGCACGACGGCGTCGCGAGCGACGCGGAAGCGGCGGCCGCCGCGATCGTCCGCGAGAATCAGGGCGGGTAA
- the fdhA gene encoding formaldehyde dehydrogenase, glutathione-independent, with product MSSNRGVVYLGPGQVEVQNIDYPKMVDPSGRAIGHGVILKVVSTNICGSDQHMVRGRTTAPVGLVLGHEITGEVVEVGRDVETLKLGDLVSVPFNVACGRCAMCKDTHTGVCLNVNPSRAGGAYGYVDMGGWIGGQAEYVLVPYADFNLLKFPDRDQAMAKIRDLTCLSDILPTGYHGAVSAGVKPGSTVYIAGAGPVGMAAAASARLLGAAVTIVGDMNAERLAHARAMGFETVDLSKDASLGEQIEQILGVPEIDCAVDCVGFEAHGHGSSGHSEEAPATVLNSLMEITRPAGAIGIPGLYVTDDPGAKDKAAQHGSLSIRLGLGWAKSHSFFTGQTPVLKYNRNLMQAILFDRLPIAKIVNVEVISLDQAPEGYKKFDGGAPRKFVIDPHGLLAA from the coding sequence ATGAGCAGCAATCGAGGTGTCGTCTATCTTGGACCGGGCCAGGTCGAAGTCCAGAACATCGATTATCCGAAGATGGTCGATCCGAGCGGCCGTGCGATCGGGCACGGCGTGATTCTCAAGGTGGTCAGCACGAACATCTGCGGCTCCGACCAGCACATGGTGCGCGGCCGTACGACCGCACCGGTCGGCCTCGTGCTCGGTCACGAGATCACCGGCGAGGTGGTCGAAGTGGGCCGCGACGTCGAGACGCTGAAGCTCGGCGATCTCGTGTCGGTGCCGTTCAACGTCGCGTGCGGTCGCTGCGCGATGTGCAAGGACACGCATACGGGCGTATGCCTGAACGTGAACCCGTCGCGTGCCGGCGGCGCATACGGCTACGTCGACATGGGCGGCTGGATCGGCGGCCAGGCCGAGTACGTGCTCGTGCCGTACGCGGATTTCAACCTGCTGAAATTCCCCGACCGCGACCAGGCGATGGCGAAGATCCGCGATCTCACCTGCCTGTCCGACATTCTGCCGACCGGTTATCACGGCGCGGTGAGCGCGGGCGTGAAGCCGGGCTCGACGGTCTATATCGCGGGTGCGGGCCCGGTCGGGATGGCGGCGGCCGCATCGGCGCGCCTGCTCGGCGCGGCCGTGACGATCGTCGGCGACATGAACGCGGAGCGCCTCGCGCACGCGAGGGCGATGGGCTTCGAGACGGTCGACCTGTCGAAGGACGCATCGCTCGGCGAGCAGATCGAGCAGATTCTCGGCGTGCCCGAGATCGACTGCGCGGTCGACTGCGTCGGCTTCGAGGCGCACGGCCACGGTTCGTCGGGTCACTCGGAGGAAGCGCCCGCGACGGTGCTGAACTCGCTGATGGAAATCACGCGGCCGGCCGGCGCGATCGGCATCCCGGGCCTGTACGTGACGGACGATCCGGGCGCGAAGGACAAGGCCGCGCAGCACGGCAGCCTGAGCATCCGCCTCGGCCTCGGCTGGGCGAAGTCGCATTCGTTCTTCACGGGCCAGACGCCGGTGCTGAAGTACAACCGCAACCTGATGCAGGCGATCCTGTTCGACCGGCTGCCGATCGCGAAGATCGTCAACGTCGAAGTGATTTCGCTCGACCAGGCGCCGGAAGGCTATAAGAAGTTCGACGGCGGCGCGCCGCGCAAATTCGTCATCGACCCGCACGGGTTGCTGGCGGCCTGA
- a CDS encoding class I fructose-bisphosphate aldolase, which produces MSTERELQATIEALVQDGKGLLAADESGPTIAKRFKTIAVESTEENRRAWRSLLLSTPGLGEFISGVILYEETLGQCADDGTPLPELAARQQIVPGIKVDAGKIALALAPGDEITQGLDGLAARLDGYKRQGARFAKWRAVYNVSATLPGRAAIEANAEALARYAAICQEAGVVPIVEPEVLIDGDHSIGRCAAVTDAVLHAVFDALHRHRVVLAHMLLKPSMVVPGNTHAAQPTPAVVADATVRLLRSVVPAEVPGIFFLSGGQTPEEATVNLDAMNRLSGRPWLLSFSYGRALQEPPLAAWKGQAANVRAAQDTLLLRARLNGAACRGRYEAAMERAA; this is translated from the coding sequence ATGAGCACCGAGCGCGAACTCCAGGCGACCATCGAGGCCCTCGTACAGGACGGCAAAGGCTTGCTGGCTGCCGACGAAAGCGGACCGACCATCGCGAAACGCTTCAAGACGATTGCGGTCGAATCGACGGAAGAGAACCGCCGCGCATGGCGCAGCCTGTTGCTGTCGACGCCGGGCCTCGGCGAATTCATCAGCGGCGTGATCCTGTATGAAGAGACGCTCGGGCAATGTGCAGACGACGGCACGCCGTTGCCCGAACTCGCGGCGCGCCAGCAGATCGTGCCCGGCATCAAGGTCGACGCCGGCAAGATTGCGCTCGCCCTCGCGCCCGGCGACGAAATCACGCAAGGGCTGGACGGGCTCGCGGCGCGTCTCGACGGCTACAAGCGGCAAGGCGCGCGTTTCGCGAAATGGCGCGCGGTGTACAACGTCTCCGCCACGCTGCCGGGCCGCGCCGCAATCGAAGCGAATGCCGAAGCGCTGGCGCGCTACGCGGCGATCTGCCAGGAGGCCGGCGTCGTGCCGATCGTCGAACCGGAAGTGCTGATCGATGGCGACCACTCGATCGGGCGTTGCGCGGCAGTAACCGACGCGGTGCTGCATGCGGTGTTCGACGCGCTGCATCGGCATCGGGTCGTGCTGGCGCACATGCTGCTCAAGCCCAGCATGGTCGTTCCCGGCAACACGCACGCGGCGCAGCCGACGCCCGCTGTGGTCGCCGATGCGACGGTGCGCCTGTTGCGCAGCGTCGTGCCGGCCGAAGTGCCCGGCATCTTCTTCCTGTCCGGCGGACAGACGCCCGAGGAAGCGACCGTCAATCTCGACGCGATGAATCGCCTCTCCGGGCGGCCGTGGCTGTTGAGCTTTTCGTACGGACGCGCACTGCAGGAGCCGCCGCTTGCCGCGTGGAAGGGACAGGCGGCCAACGTACGCGCCGCGCAGGACACCTTGCTGCTGCGCGCGCGCCTGAACGGTGCGGCCTGCCGCGGTCGGTACGAGGCCGCGATGGAACGCGCCGCCTGA
- a CDS encoding PLP-dependent aminotransferase family protein, protein MKRHAALAQTIADAIRRGDLAAGTRIPTVRAACRAYGVSPSTVFRAYYALESEGLIIARARSGYFVANLEDKRVRFGHEPPRKPAAAQTGGGDDVLSRLLDSLKCEDIVPLGSAFASYSLFPMSSLWRYVASAARNMDRTKLLSGLPPGHDALRRQIALRYLNAGTVLPLDEIVITTGALEALTLCLQALTRPGDIVAIERPAFHAVLQAVQRLHLKAVEIPVDPRTGLDLDALVEALDTHPVRACWFMTSFHNPTGATMTDERKRALIDLLASRGVPLIEDDVYGELHFGTTPTRPAKLYDDSGLVLHCGSFSKCLAPGFRIGWVAAGRYVRQIRQAKSASAPSADVPAQMAIANYLRDGAYDRFLRKLRRNLAAHQAQMLAAVRAYFPADTEVFAPLGGYFLWIELPPRVDAMHLFGEAMENGVSIAPGPIFSATGGFRRYVRLNYGRPWTPAVEHAMQTIGALVARQRHTH, encoded by the coding sequence ATGAAGCGACATGCGGCGCTGGCACAGACCATCGCCGATGCAATCCGGCGCGGCGACCTGGCAGCCGGTACGCGCATCCCCACCGTGCGCGCCGCCTGCCGCGCGTATGGCGTGAGCCCGTCCACCGTGTTTCGCGCGTACTACGCGCTCGAAAGCGAGGGTCTGATCATCGCGCGTGCGCGGTCCGGTTATTTTGTTGCGAACCTCGAAGACAAACGCGTGCGGTTCGGCCACGAACCGCCGCGCAAGCCGGCCGCCGCGCAAACCGGTGGCGGCGACGACGTGCTGTCCCGCCTGCTCGACTCGCTCAAGTGCGAGGACATCGTCCCGCTCGGCTCCGCATTCGCCAGCTATTCGCTGTTCCCGATGAGCAGCCTGTGGCGCTACGTCGCGTCGGCGGCCCGCAACATGGACCGCACGAAACTGCTGTCCGGCTTGCCGCCCGGCCACGACGCGCTGCGCCGGCAGATCGCGTTGCGCTACCTGAACGCGGGCACGGTGTTGCCGCTGGACGAGATCGTCATCACGACCGGCGCGCTCGAAGCGCTGACGCTCTGCCTGCAGGCGCTGACGCGCCCGGGCGACATCGTCGCGATCGAACGACCGGCATTCCACGCGGTGCTGCAGGCCGTGCAGCGCCTGCACCTGAAGGCCGTCGAGATTCCGGTCGACCCGCGCACGGGCCTCGACCTCGATGCGCTCGTCGAGGCACTCGACACGCATCCGGTGCGCGCCTGCTGGTTCATGACGTCCTTCCACAACCCGACCGGCGCGACGATGACCGACGAGCGCAAGCGCGCGCTGATCGACCTGCTCGCGTCGCGCGGCGTGCCGCTGATCGAGGACGACGTGTATGGCGAACTGCATTTCGGGACGACGCCCACGCGCCCCGCCAAACTGTATGACGACAGCGGGCTCGTCCTGCATTGCGGTTCGTTTTCGAAATGTCTCGCGCCGGGGTTCCGGATCGGCTGGGTCGCGGCCGGACGCTACGTGCGGCAGATCCGGCAGGCGAAGAGCGCGAGCGCGCCGTCGGCCGACGTGCCCGCGCAAATGGCGATTGCGAACTACCTGCGCGACGGCGCATACGACCGCTTCCTGCGGAAACTGCGACGCAATCTCGCCGCGCACCAGGCGCAGATGCTGGCGGCCGTGCGCGCGTATTTTCCGGCCGACACCGAAGTGTTCGCGCCGCTCGGCGGGTATTTCCTGTGGATCGAACTGCCGCCGCGCGTCGATGCGATGCACCTGTTCGGCGAAGCGATGGAAAACGGCGTCAGCATCGCGCCGGGGCCGATCTTTTCCGCGACCGGCGGATTCCGTCGTTACGTGCGGCTCAACTACGGCCGGCCGTGGACGCCCGCCGTCGAACACGCGATGCAGACCATCGGCGCGCTGGTGGCGCGGCAACGGCACACGCACTAG
- a CDS encoding discoidin domain-containing protein: MKLKTLVAGLVAGIALNLFGGAAQAACISNPAAQSNASFPAALTGKLVYHSYVKYGDGTSQLFLYDFSAHTLTQLSKSSWGITDPMNGVFSPDGKWLAFMGISNGAWNVFMLQLGAGTPPVNMTNSTGATRNEDPKFSKDGKTLVFKQNGDVKQATLSYTSAGPVFTSVVSLTNAPAGAEYSMPFLAPDASAVYYATGTGSNMGLMKRTIATGATAVFDHPAGLQTYYPIVRGDGMVFYARWKDSGAADQIYAKTADPASTPNALPINDCVSNNSDPAPVSGTNYLFFSSTTAGGYQLYVGDVTTGQRWSLSQFGVNADTTKAKLGSSYYGGPSVAQPTLLSQGRPAAASASYNASLTPDKAFDGNTTSTRWDSPEGAGVDPQWISVDLGATKTISSIDLYWDAGALVYQIQTSNDNANWTTIYSTSNGVSYGHVTLPNLNGHGRYVRMLGTKRATPWGYALDEIQVWGS, encoded by the coding sequence GTGAAATTGAAGACCCTCGTCGCGGGCCTGGTGGCCGGCATCGCCCTCAACCTGTTCGGCGGCGCCGCACAAGCCGCCTGTATCAGCAATCCCGCAGCCCAGTCGAACGCGTCGTTTCCCGCCGCACTGACCGGCAAGCTCGTCTATCACAGCTACGTCAAGTACGGCGACGGCACGAGCCAGCTGTTCCTCTACGACTTCTCGGCCCATACGCTGACGCAGCTGAGCAAGAGTTCGTGGGGCATCACCGATCCGATGAACGGCGTGTTCAGCCCCGACGGCAAGTGGCTCGCGTTCATGGGCATCAGCAACGGCGCATGGAACGTGTTCATGCTGCAGCTCGGCGCCGGCACGCCGCCCGTCAACATGACGAACAGCACGGGCGCCACGCGCAACGAGGACCCGAAATTCAGCAAGGACGGCAAGACCCTCGTGTTCAAGCAGAACGGCGACGTCAAGCAGGCGACGCTGTCGTACACGAGCGCGGGCCCGGTGTTCACGTCGGTCGTGAGCCTGACGAACGCGCCGGCCGGCGCCGAATACTCGATGCCGTTTCTCGCGCCGGACGCGAGCGCCGTGTACTACGCGACCGGCACCGGCTCGAACATGGGGCTGATGAAGCGCACGATCGCGACCGGCGCGACCGCCGTGTTCGATCATCCGGCCGGGCTGCAGACGTACTACCCGATCGTGCGCGGGGACGGCATGGTGTTCTATGCGCGCTGGAAAGACAGCGGCGCGGCCGACCAGATCTATGCGAAGACCGCGGACCCGGCTTCGACGCCGAACGCGTTGCCGATCAACGATTGCGTGAGCAACAACTCGGACCCGGCGCCGGTGAGCGGCACGAACTACCTGTTCTTCTCGTCGACGACGGCGGGCGGCTATCAGCTCTACGTGGGCGACGTGACGACCGGCCAGCGCTGGAGCCTGTCGCAGTTCGGCGTGAATGCCGACACGACGAAGGCCAAGCTCGGGTCGAGCTACTACGGCGGCCCGTCCGTCGCGCAGCCGACGCTGCTGTCGCAAGGGCGTCCGGCCGCCGCGTCGGCGAGCTACAACGCATCGCTCACGCCCGACAAGGCGTTCGACGGCAACACCACGAGCACGCGCTGGGATTCGCCGGAGGGCGCCGGCGTCGACCCGCAATGGATCTCCGTGGATCTCGGTGCGACGAAGACCATCAGCAGCATCGATCTCTACTGGGACGCGGGCGCGCTCGTCTACCAGATCCAGACGTCGAACGACAATGCGAACTGGACGACGATCTATTCGACGAGCAACGGCGTGTCGTACGGGCATGTCACGCTGCCGAACCTGAACGGGCACGGCCGCTACGTGCGGATGCTCGGCACGAAGCGCGCGACCCCGTGGGGCTACGCGCTCGACGAAATACAGGTGTGGGGTTCGTAA